One genomic window of Clostridium taeniosporum includes the following:
- the xdhA gene encoding xanthine dehydrogenase molybdenum-binding subunit XdhA yields MTKNIVGSSVIRCDAVAKVTGKAKYVDDFFVSDMLIGKVLRSPYAHAIVKNIDTSKAKALEGVEAVITYEDLPKIKFGTAGHPWSLDPNHRDIEDRLILTNKARFVGDAIAAVVAVDEIIATKALELIDVNYDVLEPIINSEDALKENAPIIHEERPDNILSSFGSEIGNVEEDFKKADRIFEGNFETSIVQHCHMENHSAYAYVDSEDRIVIVSSTQIPHIVRRVAGQALGIPWGKIKVIKPYVGGGFGNKQDIVLEPLTAAMSLAVDGRPVKYTLDREECFIDTRTRHSMKIKFKTAVSKEGKLLSLDIKNLVNNGAYASHGHSVALSAGGKFRGVYDFKSIKYSPITVYTNLPAAGAMRGYGAPQMCYALESHIEDICKALNVDPIEFRIKNFVNEGYVEPLSKNSVRSFALPQCMEKGKELIKWNEKKKEYKEYNAENKDKKRGVGMACFSYFTGTHPVSLEPAGARIVMNQDGSVQLQIGATEIGQGSDTVFGQMVAEILGLKIDMVHVISMQDTDITPFDTGSYASRQTFVSGAAVKKCALEVRGKVLEFASSKCGLQPSELDIVDCKIIEKKLGRIICPLEEIAMESYYDRIKCCPITSDTSVNVRINAIAYGATFVAVEVDIKTGKIDVLEIYNIHDSGMIMNPMLAEGQVHGGVSMGLGYALSEQMLFDEKTGKPLNNNLLDYKLQTIMDTPTIGSAFIQKYEPAGGFGQKSIGENTTVSPAPAVRNAVLDATGVAFNKIPMNPQSVFEKFNQVGLV; encoded by the coding sequence ATGACTAAGAATATAGTAGGGAGTAGTGTAATTCGATGTGATGCTGTGGCCAAAGTTACTGGGAAAGCAAAGTATGTGGATGATTTTTTTGTAAGTGATATGTTGATAGGTAAAGTTTTAAGGAGCCCTTATGCTCATGCTATAGTTAAAAATATAGATACTAGTAAGGCAAAAGCGTTAGAAGGTGTAGAAGCAGTTATTACTTATGAAGATTTACCCAAAATTAAATTTGGTACTGCTGGTCATCCCTGGTCCTTAGATCCTAATCATAGAGATATAGAGGATAGGTTAATTCTTACTAATAAAGCTAGATTTGTTGGAGATGCAATCGCAGCAGTAGTAGCAGTAGATGAAATAATAGCAACAAAAGCTTTAGAACTTATAGATGTTAATTATGATGTTCTTGAACCAATAATAAATAGTGAGGATGCTTTAAAAGAAAATGCACCAATAATTCATGAGGAAAGACCAGATAATATTTTAAGTTCTTTTGGATCAGAAATTGGAAATGTAGAAGAAGATTTTAAAAAAGCAGATAGAATATTTGAAGGAAATTTTGAAACTAGTATAGTTCAACATTGTCATATGGAAAATCATAGTGCTTATGCCTATGTAGATAGTGAGGATCGTATAGTTATAGTTTCTTCAACTCAAATTCCTCATATTGTAAGAAGAGTTGCAGGACAAGCTCTTGGAATACCTTGGGGAAAAATAAAAGTTATTAAGCCTTACGTTGGTGGTGGATTTGGAAATAAACAAGATATAGTTCTTGAACCATTAACTGCAGCTATGTCTCTTGCCGTTGATGGAAGACCAGTTAAGTATACATTAGATAGAGAAGAATGTTTTATTGATACAAGAACAAGGCATTCTATGAAAATTAAATTTAAAACCGCAGTATCAAAGGAGGGAAAATTATTATCATTAGATATAAAGAATCTTGTAAATAATGGAGCTTATGCATCACATGGTCATTCTGTTGCTTTAAGTGCTGGTGGAAAATTTAGAGGTGTATATGATTTTAAATCAATAAAATATAGCCCAATAACAGTATATACAAACTTACCAGCAGCAGGTGCAATGAGAGGATATGGAGCACCACAAATGTGTTATGCATTAGAAAGTCATATAGAAGATATATGTAAAGCCCTTAATGTTGACCCAATAGAATTTAGGATTAAAAATTTTGTTAATGAAGGTTATGTTGAACCACTTAGTAAAAATTCAGTTCGTTCTTTTGCATTACCACAATGTATGGAAAAAGGTAAAGAATTAATTAAATGGAATGAAAAAAAGAAAGAATATAAAGAGTATAATGCTGAAAATAAGGATAAAAAAAGAGGCGTAGGTATGGCGTGCTTTAGTTATTTTACTGGAACACATCCTGTATCGTTAGAACCAGCTGGAGCAAGAATTGTAATGAATCAAGATGGATCAGTTCAATTACAGATAGGAGCAACCGAAATAGGTCAAGGAAGTGATACAGTTTTTGGTCAAATGGTGGCTGAAATTCTTGGATTAAAAATAGATATGGTACATGTTATTTCTATGCAAGATACAGATATAACTCCTTTTGATACAGGCTCATATGCATCAAGACAAACATTTGTAAGTGGAGCAGCAGTTAAGAAGTGTGCATTAGAAGTTAGAGGTAAAGTGTTAGAATTTGCAAGTAGTAAATGTGGATTACAACCTAGTGAACTAGATATTGTAGATTGTAAAATCATAGAAAAAAAATTAGGTAGGATAATATGTCCACTTGAGGAAATTGCTATGGAATCATATTATGATAGAATTAAATGCTGCCCTATAACTAGTGACACATCGGTTAATGTTAGAATTAATGCAATAGCATATGGAGCTACTTTTGTAGCAGTAGAAGTTGATATCAAGACAGGTAAGATAGATGTTTTAGAAATATATAATATACATGATTCAGGTATGATTATGAATCCTATGTTGGCTGAAGGACAAGTACATGGGGGAGTAAGTATGGGACTTGGATATGCTTTATCAGAACAAATGTTATTTGACGAGAAAACTGGTAAGCCATTAAATAATAATCTTTTAGATTATAAATTACAAACAATAATGGATACTCCTACTATTGGATCAGCATTTATTCAAAAATATGAACCAGCAGGTGGATTTGGTCAAAAATCTATTGGAGAAAATACTACAGTTTCACCAGCACCAGCTGTTCGTAACGCTGTTTTAGATGCTACTGGTGTTGCATTTAATAAAATACCAATGAATCCACAATCTGTTTTTGAAAAATTCAATCAAGTTGGATTAGTGTAG
- the xdhB gene encoding xanthine dehydrogenase FAD-binding subunit XdhB, producing the protein MFDIKDILEPETLEEALELLDENKQLKIIAGGTDVLIKLHHHRMKDAELLSIRKIKGIDDINMLDDGSIEIGAMASFSKIFRNDIIQKYIKVLAEGAVSMGGPQIRNMATIGGNVCNGAVSADSAPSLFALNAKLKIKNKNSERIVPIEEFYLGPGKVDIKSNEILTNLIIKKEDYENLKGNYIKFSNRKAMDIAMVSVAVLSSIEDGKFNDLRIALGVSAPTPIRCNEAENYAKGIEATEENIKKISELAVKSSKSRNSWRASKDFREHLIKELTKRGIKKTMEVEGEENE; encoded by the coding sequence ATGTTTGATATTAAGGATATATTAGAACCGGAAACTTTAGAAGAAGCATTAGAGTTATTAGATGAAAATAAGCAACTTAAAATAATAGCTGGAGGTACAGATGTTTTAATAAAATTGCATCATCATAGAATGAAAGATGCAGAATTATTAAGTATTAGAAAGATAAAAGGTATTGATGATATTAATATGTTAGATGATGGATCAATAGAAATTGGAGCTATGGCATCATTTTCTAAAATATTTAGAAATGATATTATACAAAAGTATATAAAAGTATTAGCAGAAGGAGCAGTTTCCATGGGAGGACCACAAATTAGAAACATGGCTACCATAGGTGGAAACGTTTGTAACGGAGCTGTTTCTGCAGATAGTGCACCGTCATTATTTGCTCTTAATGCTAAATTAAAAATTAAGAATAAGAATAGTGAGAGAATTGTTCCTATAGAGGAGTTTTATTTAGGACCAGGGAAAGTGGATATTAAAAGTAATGAGATATTAACTAATTTAATAATTAAAAAAGAAGATTATGAGAATTTAAAAGGTAACTATATAAAGTTTAGTAATAGAAAAGCTATGGATATAGCTATGGTTAGTGTAGCTGTTTTATCTTCAATTGAAGATGGTAAATTTAATGATTTAAGGATTGCATTAGGTGTATCAGCACCAACGCCTATAAGATGTAACGAAGCAGAGAATTATGCAAAAGGAATTGAGGCAACAGAAGAAAATATCAAAAAAATTTCTGAACTTGCAGTTAAATCATCAAAATCAAGAAATTCATGGCGTGCATCTAAGGATTTTAGAGAGCATTTAATTAAAGAATTAACTAAAAGAGGAATAAAAAAGACTATGGAAGTAGAAGGTGAAGAAAATGAGTAA
- the xdhC gene encoding xanthine dehydrogenase subunit XdhC, whose translation MSNVEMKKISMNVNDKSYILEVDIRESLLDVLRNRLHCTGVKCGCHVGECGACTVLIDGVPTDSCIYMAVWADGKSIVTIEGVKKDGNLSKVQQAFIDEGAVQCGFCTPGLVLTSTALVNSGKKYTDAEIKREISGHLCRCTGYQKIFNATKKSLERK comes from the coding sequence ATGAGTAATGTAGAAATGAAGAAAATATCAATGAACGTAAATGATAAATCTTATATTTTAGAAGTTGATATAAGGGAATCTTTACTTGATGTTTTAAGAAATAGATTACATTGTACAGGTGTAAAATGTGGATGTCATGTTGGAGAGTGTGGAGCTTGTACTGTATTAATTGATGGAGTTCCTACTGATTCATGTATATATATGGCAGTTTGGGCAGATGGTAAAAGCATTGTAACTATTGAAGGTGTTAAGAAGGATGGAAATTTATCTAAAGTTCAGCAAGCTTTTATTGATGAAGGAGCAGTTCAATGTGGTTTTTGTACACCAGGATTAGTATTAACATCTACAGCACTTGTTAATAGTGGAAAAAAATATACTGATGCAGAAATAAAAAGAGAAATTTCAGGTCATTTATGTCGTTGTACAGGCTATCAAAAGATATTTAATGCTACTAAGAAATCTTTAGAACGAAAATAA
- a CDS encoding nucleobase:cation symporter-2 family protein, which produces MKSNKESKKDSEFNVKADQVSNIKLMYGVNDKPSILTQILLGVQHIFAAFGGIIVVPLVISSSLGFDVKTSTTLISTSILAAGIVTIIQARGIGPIGARVACIMGTDFTFVTPSIAVGSVAGLPGIIGATILGSFVEIISSFFIKPLMKLFPPLVTGTVICLIGLTLLPVSIDWAAGGVGSPTYGSLQNILIAICIMSITLLLNHYGKGMLSTASILIGMIVGYIICIPFGMVDFSVVREANWLSLPKIFQYGVDFNIKNVISFVPAYFVTTIETVGCLKAIVQVSGIKDDNNRIGQGILADGVGSILAGSLGTFPNTSFSQNVGLIPLTKVASRYVVIMAGILLVILGLFPKFAALINIMPQPVLGGVGIVMFGTVAASGIQTLSRVKLTNRNLLIIAVSIALGLGVTFRPDFVAQLPQGAKMIFTSGISTGTITALILNLILKERDV; this is translated from the coding sequence ATGAAGTCAAATAAGGAATCAAAAAAAGATTCTGAATTTAATGTTAAAGCTGATCAGGTTTCAAACATTAAATTAATGTATGGAGTTAATGATAAACCAAGTATTCTAACTCAAATTTTATTAGGTGTACAACATATATTTGCAGCTTTTGGTGGAATTATAGTTGTACCATTAGTAATTTCAAGTAGTTTAGGTTTTGATGTTAAAACATCAACAACTTTAATTAGTACTTCAATTTTAGCCGCTGGTATTGTAACCATTATTCAAGCAAGAGGAATTGGACCTATTGGAGCAAGAGTTGCATGTATAATGGGAACTGATTTTACATTTGTAACACCATCAATAGCTGTTGGATCAGTAGCAGGACTTCCAGGAATAATAGGAGCTACTATTTTAGGCTCATTTGTAGAAATTATTTCTAGTTTTTTTATTAAACCACTTATGAAGCTTTTTCCACCACTAGTAACTGGTACAGTAATTTGTTTAATAGGATTAACATTACTTCCAGTATCAATAGATTGGGCAGCAGGAGGTGTAGGATCACCCACATATGGCAGCTTACAAAATATTTTAATTGCTATATGTATAATGAGTATTACATTATTATTAAATCATTATGGTAAAGGTATGTTAAGTACAGCATCTATTTTAATAGGAATGATAGTTGGATATATTATTTGTATACCATTTGGAATGGTTGATTTTTCTGTAGTTCGTGAAGCAAATTGGTTATCTTTGCCTAAGATATTTCAATATGGAGTAGATTTTAATATTAAAAATGTTATATCATTTGTACCTGCGTACTTTGTTACTACCATTGAAACAGTAGGATGTTTAAAAGCTATTGTACAAGTATCAGGAATAAAGGATGATAATAATAGAATTGGACAAGGAATTTTAGCAGATGGTGTAGGTAGTATATTAGCAGGATCATTAGGTACATTTCCTAATACTTCTTTTAGCCAAAATGTAGGATTAATACCATTAACTAAAGTAGCTAGTAGATATGTAGTAATTATGGCTGGAATACTATTAGTTATATTGGGATTATTTCCTAAATTTGCGGCATTAATTAATATCATGCCACAACCTGTATTAGGAGGTGTTGGAATTGTTATGTTTGGTACAGTTGCTGCATCTGGGATTCAAACATTAAGTAGAGTTAAGCTAACCAATCGTAATTTATTAATAATAGCAGTATCTATAGCATTAGGTCTTGGAGTAACTTTTAGACCAGATTTTGTAGCACAATTACCACAAGGTGCAAAAATGATATTTACTTCAGGAATTTCAACAGGAACAATTACTGCATTAATTTTAAATCTAATATTAAAAGAAAGGGATGTATAG
- a CDS encoding ABC transporter substrate-binding protein: MRKLKRVSSMLLAFVLITTFFIGCGKSKETISKVDKTITVEDQLGRKVKIKADVDKIISSYPITTSLLVALGLKDKLAGIEMKPKDRELYRRVAPEFLDKPQVGSAKSVNVEECAKINPDLVIMPTRTKEMIPKFEELNIPVIAVEPESLDSFLDCVKLLGKSTNTEERANEIVKYYKDNLEKVKKINENSSNKPKVYLSGSSSVLRTCTSKMYQNYMIEASGGNNVTSSLQDGYWVDISAEQLLAYNPDIIYIVQYAKYGVDDVLNDERLKDINAVKNKKVFVIPSVIEPWDYPTPSSILGILWMTNNINPDKYSKEEFEKTAKDFYKKFFNLEVDNKDIGI, encoded by the coding sequence ATGAGAAAGTTAAAAAGAGTTTCATCCATGTTGTTAGCATTTGTATTAATAACAACTTTTTTTATTGGATGTGGAAAAAGTAAAGAAACAATAAGTAAAGTGGACAAAACTATTACTGTTGAGGATCAATTAGGAAGGAAAGTAAAGATAAAGGCAGATGTAGATAAGATAATTTCAAGTTATCCTATTACAACATCACTTTTGGTAGCCTTAGGTCTTAAGGATAAACTTGCAGGTATTGAAATGAAGCCTAAAGATAGAGAACTTTATAGAAGAGTTGCACCGGAGTTTTTAGATAAACCACAAGTTGGTTCTGCTAAAAGTGTAAATGTAGAAGAATGTGCAAAAATAAATCCAGATTTAGTTATAATGCCAACTAGAACTAAAGAAATGATCCCTAAATTTGAAGAACTTAATATACCAGTTATAGCGGTAGAACCAGAATCATTAGATTCATTTCTAGATTGTGTAAAGCTTTTAGGGAAATCTACAAATACAGAGGAAAGAGCAAATGAAATAGTAAAATATTATAAAGATAATTTAGAAAAAGTAAAGAAAATAAATGAAAATAGTAGTAATAAACCTAAGGTTTATTTATCAGGAAGTTCAAGTGTTTTAAGAACATGTACATCAAAAATGTATCAAAATTATATGATAGAAGCTTCTGGTGGAAATAATGTAACTTCATCTCTTCAAGATGGTTATTGGGTAGATATATCAGCAGAACAATTATTAGCTTATAATCCAGATATTATTTATATAGTTCAATATGCTAAATATGGTGTAGATGATGTTCTTAATGATGAAAGATTAAAAGATATAAATGCTGTAAAGAATAAGAAAGTTTTTGTTATTCCATCAGTAATAGAACCTTGGGATTATCCAACTCCATCATCAATTTTAGGTATTCTTTGGATGACAAATAATATTAATCCAGATAAATATTCAAAAGAAGAATTTGAAAAGACAGCCAAAGATTTTTATAAAAAATTCTTCAATTTAGAAGTGGACAATAAGGATATCGGAATATGA
- a CDS encoding FecCD family ABC transporter permease: MKLRCSKIISSIVLLLLIITSLLIGRYYIKPIDIINTMLHGKSNSLEFNLIWNIRFSRVVLVLISGAALSLSGIVFQSIFQNPIVSADVLGVSSGASLGAAIAIIFLPFSPIIIQVMAFSFGIGAVIFSLLLSRQMRSNRILALIIAGIVTGAISSSFLMIIKYLADPYKELPSIDFWLMGGFYNSTWSKVFYVLMLTTISSIILFLFRWRLKVLTMGDDQAKLLGVNVKVIRVIAIFCATLLVSTVVSVAGIISWIGLLAPHIVKFYAKDDISEVMGLTMIVGAIILIIADTIARSLTSVEIPVSILTSLVGAPFLVYILNRKENIIR, translated from the coding sequence ATGAAGTTAAGGTGTTCTAAAATTATAAGTAGCATTGTTCTACTACTATTAATAATTACATCTCTATTAATAGGAAGATATTATATTAAACCAATAGATATAATAAATACTATGTTACATGGAAAATCTAATTCATTAGAATTTAATTTAATATGGAACATAAGATTTTCAAGAGTAGTATTAGTTTTAATAAGTGGAGCTGCATTATCATTATCAGGAATTGTTTTTCAAAGTATATTTCAAAATCCTATAGTATCTGCTGACGTACTTGGTGTAAGTTCGGGAGCTTCGTTAGGTGCAGCAATTGCCATAATTTTTTTACCTTTTTCTCCAATAATAATTCAAGTTATGGCTTTCTCTTTTGGAATAGGAGCAGTGATTTTTTCATTGCTCTTATCTAGGCAAATGAGAAGTAATAGAATATTAGCTCTTATTATAGCAGGGATTGTAACAGGAGCAATATCATCATCATTTTTAATGATTATAAAGTACTTGGCAGATCCATATAAGGAATTACCATCAATAGATTTTTGGTTAATGGGAGGATTTTATAATAGTACATGGAGCAAGGTATTCTATGTACTTATGTTAACTACCATATCATCAATAATATTATTTTTATTTAGATGGAGATTAAAAGTACTTACTATGGGAGATGATCAAGCAAAATTATTAGGAGTAAACGTTAAAGTTATTAGAGTAATTGCTATATTTTGTGCAACTCTTTTAGTATCAACTGTAGTATCTGTAGCTGGGATTATAAGTTGGATAGGTTTACTAGCACCTCATATAGTAAAGTTTTATGCTAAAGATGATATATCAGAGGTTATGGGGTTAACAATGATTGTTGGAGCTATAATACTTATAATAGCTGATACTATTGCAAGAAGTTTAACTTCAGTAGAAATTCCTGTTAGTATATTAACTTCACTAGTTGGTGCACCTTTTTTAGTTTATATTCTTAATCGAAAGGAAAATATTATTAGATGA
- a CDS encoding ABC transporter ATP-binding protein, with protein MKNDLEINNLTVNYSNKIVLKNINLVLNKGEVTILLGLNGAGKTTLLKSMIGLIESITGEVIYDNKDLLKLSNKDRGKLISYIPQNLHTNQNYSVKDVVLMGITPYLGVFDMPSKEHYKLVDDILKKLNIEYLKDKYISEISGGERRLVYLARIFIQNASIILLDEPNTFLDYVKQHEFFKFISNLIKKTILLI; from the coding sequence ATGAAAAACGATTTAGAAATAAATAATTTAACTGTAAATTATTCAAATAAAATAGTTTTAAAGAACATAAATTTAGTACTTAATAAAGGAGAAGTTACAATTCTTTTAGGATTAAATGGAGCTGGAAAAACAACTTTATTAAAATCTATGATTGGGCTTATAGAAAGTATTACTGGTGAAGTAATCTATGATAATAAGGATTTATTAAAACTTTCGAATAAAGATAGAGGAAAATTAATATCTTATATTCCTCAAAATTTGCATACAAATCAGAATTATAGTGTAAAAGATGTTGTACTTATGGGCATTACACCATATTTGGGAGTGTTTGATATGCCGAGTAAAGAACATTATAAGTTAGTTGATGATATTTTGAAAAAATTAAATATAGAATATTTAAAAGATAAGTATATAAGTGAAATTAGTGGAGGAGAAAGAAGACTTGTTTATTTAGCAAGGATATTTATTCAAAATGCTAGTATCATACTTTTGGATGAACCGAATACTTTTTTAGATTATGTAAAACAACATGAATTTTTTAAATTTATTAGTAACTTAATAAAAAAAACAATCTTATTAATTTAA
- the yqeC gene encoding selenium cofactor biosynthesis protein YqeC, which yields MKIFKCKDRKINQMKSLIEALNIDVNKKMIISFVGGGGKTTSIYELGNELSKLGKKVIITTTTHMQMPERNFVLTDKKDDILNLLNSENMITVGQKCINKSNDCKDKNLVNKEKVIANKKINREKIQGFSIEFTRNLIKYCDFLLIEADGAKRLPLKIPAEHEPVILDNSNLVVGVCGIDSVGKSIRETCHRKELVAKFLGLDENHKINEEDIAKILSSEKGQKKNVKCDYKIIVNKVDDEKRLDIGKNIFKELLKLGVNELVLTSFKDNI from the coding sequence ATGAAAATTTTTAAGTGTAAAGACAGAAAAATAAATCAAATGAAATCATTGATAGAAGCATTAAATATAGATGTTAATAAAAAAATGATAATCTCATTTGTTGGGGGTGGAGGCAAGACAACCTCAATATATGAATTAGGGAATGAGTTAAGTAAATTGGGAAAGAAGGTTATTATAACTACTACAACACATATGCAAATGCCTGAAAGAAATTTTGTTTTAACAGATAAAAAAGATGATATTTTAAATTTATTAAATAGTGAAAATATGATTACTGTAGGGCAAAAGTGTATTAATAAGTCTAATGATTGTAAAGATAAAAATTTAGTAAATAAAGAGAAGGTTATAGCTAATAAGAAAATAAATAGAGAGAAGATACAAGGATTTTCAATTGAATTTACTAGAAATTTAATAAAATATTGTGATTTTTTATTAATAGAAGCAGATGGTGCTAAAAGATTACCATTAAAAATTCCTGCAGAGCATGAACCAGTAATATTAGATAATAGTAATTTGGTTGTGGGAGTATGTGGAATTGATTCAGTTGGTAAAAGTATTAGAGAAACTTGTCACAGGAAAGAATTAGTTGCAAAATTTTTAGGCTTAGATGAGAATCATAAAATTAATGAAGAAGATATAGCTAAAATTTTATCAAGTGAAAAAGGTCAAAAGAAAAATGTTAAATGTGATTATAAAATAATTGTGAATAAAGTAGATGATGAGAAGAGATTAGATATAGGTAAGAATATTTTTAAAGAACTTTTAAAATTAGGAGTTAATGAATTAGTATTAACAAGTTTTAAAGATAATATTTAA
- the yqeB gene encoding selenium-dependent molybdenum cofactor biosynthesis protein YqeB gives MIVIKGAGDLATGVATRLKKCGFDIVMTEISQPTTVRRTVAFSQAVFDKKVVVEGITSVLASDKREINKIIENGNIAVVIDEKAKIIDEIKPKIIIDAIIAKKNLGTKINDAKIVIALGPGFTAGVDCHCVIETKRGHYLGKPIYKGSAIANTGVPGEIGGFSKERIIRATADGKIDPVSKIGDYVKKGDIVAYVNETPIFAQIDGIVRGMLQKNINVFKGMKSGDIDPRCERNHCFTISDKARSIGGGVLEAILHLSNFKF, from the coding sequence ATGATAGTAATAAAGGGTGCTGGAGATTTGGCAACTGGTGTTGCCACTAGACTAAAAAAATGTGGATTTGATATAGTTATGACGGAAATTTCACAGCCGACTACAGTAAGAAGAACAGTAGCCTTTTCACAAGCTGTTTTTGATAAAAAAGTAGTAGTTGAGGGAATAACATCTGTACTTGCTTCTGATAAAAGGGAAATAAATAAAATTATTGAAAATGGAAATATAGCAGTCGTAATTGATGAAAAAGCAAAAATCATAGATGAAATTAAACCTAAGATAATAATTGATGCTATTATAGCTAAAAAGAACTTAGGGACAAAGATTAATGATGCTAAAATTGTAATCGCTTTAGGTCCGGGTTTTACAGCTGGTGTTGATTGTCATTGTGTTATTGAAACTAAAAGAGGACATTATTTAGGGAAGCCAATATATAAAGGAAGTGCTATTGCTAATACAGGAGTCCCAGGAGAAATAGGAGGATTCAGTAAAGAAAGAATAATAAGAGCTACAGCTGATGGGAAAATAGATCCAGTATCAAAAATAGGAGATTATGTTAAAAAAGGAGATATTGTAGCTTATGTCAATGAAACTCCAATTTTTGCACAGATAGATGGAATAGTAAGAGGCATGCTTCAAAAAAATATCAATGTTTTTAAGGGTATGAAGAGTGGAGACATTGATCCAAGATGTGAGAGAAACCATTGTTTTACAATTTCAGATAAAGCAAGATCAATAGGAGGAGGGGTTTTAGAAGCAATTTTACATTTGAGTAATTTTAAGTTTTAG
- the yedF gene encoding sulfurtransferase-like selenium metabolism protein YedF, translated as MNKIIDAKGKNCPIPVIMAKKEIDNGNINFIVEVDNKVANENLKKLGNSMNFETKSEEINGIFKVYFLNDKADSNEEETCQECNKLIEEINNNKLGTWSIFVGKEIIGSGSEELGKSLIKMYFYTMTESDDLPKSILFMNAGVKVPTLNEQVVEHLKELEDKGVEILVCGTCLNFYGLEEELKVGRVSNMYEISNYMKEASKVITI; from the coding sequence ATGAATAAAATAATTGATGCAAAAGGAAAGAACTGTCCAATACCTGTAATAATGGCAAAAAAGGAGATAGATAATGGAAATATTAATTTTATAGTTGAGGTTGATAATAAAGTAGCTAATGAAAATTTAAAAAAATTAGGTAATAGTATGAATTTTGAAACAAAATCAGAAGAAATTAATGGGATATTTAAAGTATATTTTTTAAATGATAAAGCAGATAGCAATGAAGAAGAAACATGCCAGGAATGCAATAAATTAATAGAAGAAATTAATAACAATAAATTAGGTACATGGTCAATATTTGTTGGAAAAGAAATTATAGGTTCTGGAAGTGAGGAACTTGGAAAATCACTTATTAAAATGTATTTTTATACAATGACAGAATCTGATGATTTACCAAAATCAATTTTATTTATGAATGCAGGTGTTAAAGTACCTACTTTAAATGAGCAAGTTGTAGAACATTTAAAAGAATTAGAAGATAAGGGAGTTGAAATTTTGGTTTGTGGTACATGCCTTAACTTTTATGGCTTAGAAGAAGAATTGAAAGTTGGAAGAGTGAGTAATATGTATGAAATATCAAATTATATGAAAGAAGCATCAAAAGTTATTACTATATAG